One segment of Rosa chinensis cultivar Old Blush chromosome 6, RchiOBHm-V2, whole genome shotgun sequence DNA contains the following:
- the LOC112174390 gene encoding cytochrome b-c1 complex subunit 7-2, mitochondrial, with protein MASFLQSFIDPRKNWFARQHMKAISTRLRHYGLRYDDLYDPYYDLDIKEALHRLPREIVDARNQRLKRAMDLSMKHEYLPEDLQAMQTPFRSYLQEMLALVKRERAEREALGALPLYQRTIP; from the exons ATGGCGTCGTTTTTGCAGTCGTTCATAGATCCAAGGAAGAACTGGTTCGCCCGCCAGCACATGAAGGCAATCTCCACGCGCCTCCGTCATTACG GGCTTCGATACGACGATCTGTACGATCCCTACTACGATTTGGATATCAAGGAGGCTCTGCATCGGCTGCCCAGAGAGATAGTCGACGCGCGCAACCAGCGTTTGAAGCGCGCCATGGACCTCTCCATGAAGCACGAGTACCTCCCCGAAGATCTTCAG GCTATGCAAACTCCATTCAGAAGCTACCTTCAAGAAATGCTGGCTCTG GTGAAGAGGGAAAGGGCAGAGCGTGAGGCTTTGGGAGCTCTGCCACTCTATCAGCGCACCATTCCATAA
- the LOC112174033 gene encoding potassium channel AKT1 has product MLGGSTAMCGQELEQMSSVDQGSQYSLSDGILPSLGAASRNHRRPKLRRFIISPFNPHYKFWQSFLILLVFYTAWVCPFEFGFLDSPKGPLAITDNVVNAFFGIDIILTFFVAFLDKTSYLLIDAPELIALRYAKTWLAFDIISIIPSEFAQAVLPHPLANYGYFNILRLWRLRRVSGMFARLEKDRNYSYFWVRCCKLIFVTLFTVHCGGCIFYFLAANYRDPKRTWLGLITDNFNDISLWNRYVTSMYWSIITLTTTGYGDLHPVNSQEMIFDIFYMLFNVGLQAYLIGNMTNLIVHGTARTRQFRDTIHAASSFALRNQIPDRLHEQMLAHLCLKYRTNSEGLQQQETLDALPHAIRSSISHYLFNSLVDSVYLFQGVSRDMLFQLVAEMKAEYFPPKEDVILQNEAPTDMYIVVTGSLELIFQKNGVELVFSEAKTGDVFGAIGVLCYRPQLFTVRTKGLCQLLRLNRTAFLNIVQANVGDGTIIMSNFLQHLREMKDPIMEGILTDVEHMLARGKMDMPLSLGFAAKRSDDLLLHQLLRRGADPNETDHTGRTAMHIAASNGSQHCATLLLEYGGDPNIKDCEENVPLWEAIMGKHESLIKLLLENGAEISSGNVGHYACAAVEQNNLELLKDIVRYGGDVTLPKTDGTTALHTAVSEGNAEIVKFLLEQGADADNRDSYGWSPRALAEHQGHEEIMELFQHKSGVKKPTTVPLPNDPQLPRLVKFQSEPIIPPYVRDGRPNSETRWLDDTRIRRFNNFPNSLFGIMSAANTGERDKDLIKPAANFVRGIRSKSKYPARVTLSCPEKSGTAAKLVVVPESLQQLLDIGAKKFQFCPTKVLTTEGAEVEDIELVRDGDHLVLVGDGEI; this is encoded by the exons ATGTTGGGAGGTTCAACGGCAATGTGTGGCCAAGAGCTGGAGCAAATGTCCAGTGTCGATCAGGGCAGTCAGTATAGCCTCTCCGATGGCATTTTGCCTTCTCTTGGTGCTGCCTCTCGTAACCACCGCAGACCGAAACTACGTCGTTTCATCATCTCCCCCTTCAATCCCCATTACaa GTTTTGGCAGTCGTTTCTCATATTGTTGGTGTTCTACACGGCATGGGTGTGTCCCTTTGAATTTGGGTTCCTGGACAGTCCAAAAGGGCCTCTGGCTATTACTGATAATGTTGTCAATGCCTTTTTTGGCATTGATATTATCTTGACGTTCTTTGTGGCTTTCCTTGATAAAACTTCTTATTTGCTCATTGATGCCCCAGAGCTAATTGCTCTGAGATATGCCAAGACCTGGTTGGCCTTTGACATCATCTCCATTATCCCTTCAGAATTTGCTCAAGCGGTTTTGCCTCATCCTCTTGCGAATTATGGATACTTCAATATTCTTCGGCTATGGCGTCTCCGAAGAGTCAGTGGAATGTTTGCCAG ATTGGAAAAAGATCGGAATTATAGCTACTTCTGGGTTCGATGCTGCAAGCTTATCTTT GTTACTCTGTTTACAGTTCATTGTGGGGGCTGCATCTTCTACTTCCTTGCTGCGAATTATCGTGATCCTAAAAGGACATGGCTTGGGCTTATCACAGATAACTTTAACGATATAAGTTTGTGGAACCGGTATGTGACATCAATGTACTGGTCCATAATCACGCTCACGACCACCGGCTATGGTGATTTGCATCCTGTAAATTCTCAAGAAATGATTTTCGATATCTTCTATATGCTCTTTAATGTTGGGCTGCAAGCTTACCTGATTGGAAACATGACCAACTTAATCGTCCATGGGACTGCTCGAACTAGACAATTT AGAGATACCATTCACGCTGCCTCGAGTTTTGCTTTAAGGAACCAAATACCTGATCGTCTGCATGAACAGATGCTTGCGCATTTGTGTTTGAAGTACAGAACTAATTCAGAAGGGCTGCAGCAGCAAGAGACTCTTGATGCACTCCCTCACGCCATCAGATCAAGTATCTCACACTATCTCTTCAATTCACTTGTTGACAGTGTTTACCTTTTTCAGGGGGTATCGAGAGACATGCTTTTCCAACTG GTCGCGGAGATGAAGGCCGAGTATTTTCCTCCGAAAGAAGATGTCATCTTGCAGAATGAAGCGCCCACTGACATGTATATAGTGGTTACTGGTTCTCTG GAACTTATATTCCAAAAGAATGGAGTAGAACTG GTATTTAGTGAAGCAAAGACTGGAGATGTTTTTGGTGCCATAGGTGTGCTGTGTTACAGGCCACAACTGTTCACAGTTCGGACGAAGGGACTCTGTCAGCTGCTGCGTTTGAATAGGACAGCTTTCTTGAATATTGTTCAGGCAAATGTTGGAGATGGGACAATTATCATGAGCAATTTTCTTCAA CATTTGAGAGAAATGAAGGATCCTATAATGGAAGGAATTCTAACAGATGTAGAACATATGCTGGCTAGGGGAAAGATGGATATGCCTCTTAGTTTAGGGTTTGCTGCAAAGAGGAGTGATGATTTGTTGCTACATCAATTGCTAAGAAGGGGTGCAGATCCGAATGAGACAGATCATACAGGCCGGACAGCTATG CACATTGCAGCATCAAATGGAAGTCAGCATTGTGCGACTTTACTTCTAGAGTATGGAGGTGATCCTAACATCAAAG ATTGTGAAGAAAATGTTCCTCTATGGGAAGCAATAATGGGCAAACATGAATCTTTGATTAAACTTCTCTTAGAAAATGGAGCTGAGATTAGTTCTGGCAATGTGGGCCATTATGCTTGTGCTGCTGTTGAGCAAAACAACTTAGAGCTGCTCAAAGACATTGTCCGATATGGTGGTGATGTTACATTGCCCAAGACCGATGGGACTACAGCACTCCATACAGCAGTGAGTGAAGGAAATGCTGAGATAGTTAAGTTCCTCTTAGAACAAGGAGCTGATGCTGACAATAGGGATAGCTATGGATGGAGTCCGAGGGCTTTGGCAGAGCATCAGGGACATGAAGAAATAATGGAGCTATTTCAGCACAAATCTGGAGTTAAGAAACCAACTACTGTTCCTCTGCCAAACGATCCTCAGCTACCACGCCTTGTGAAGTTCCAGAGTGAGCCCATTATACCACCCTATGTCCGGGATGGCAGGCCAAACTCAGAAACACGGTGGTTGGATGATACTCGGATAAGAAGGTTCAACAACTTTCCCAATTCGCTTTTTGGGATCATGTCAGCTGCCAATACCG GTGAGAGAGACAAAGACCTCATCAAACCGGCAGCCAATTTTGTCCGTGGTATCCGTAGTAAGAGCAAATATCCAGCCAGAGTTACTCTTAGTTGCCCAGAAAAAAGTGGAACTGCTGCAAAGCTTGTGGTTGTGCCAGAGTCCCTTCAACAATTACTTGACATCGGTGccaaaaaatttcagttttgtcccACTAAAGTTTTAACCACAGAAGGAGCTGAAGTTGAAGATATAGAGCTTGTTAGGGATGGTGATCATCTTGTTCTTGTTGGTGATGGTGAGATTTGA
- the LOC112174035 gene encoding probable boron transporter 6 codes for MDSIKSPFKGIVNDFKGRTACYRQDWIGGLCSGVRILAPTFYIFFASALPVIAFGEQLSRDTDGRLSTVETLASTAICGTIQSLFGGQPLLVLGVAEPTVIMYNYMYTFSKKRPELGTKLFLAWTGWVCVWTSLLLILLAIFNACNIISRFTRIAGELFGMLISVLFIQEAIKGVISEFSIPQAESPDKEEFLFEWLYANGLLAVIFCFGLLLTALKSRKARSWWYGTGWLRSFTADYGVPLMVLTWTAMSYALPSEVPHAVPRRLVCPFPWDKESLYHWTVIMDMGKVPIVYIFAAFIPAIMIAGLYFFDHSVASQLAQQKEFNLQKPSAYHYDLLLLGIMTLICGLLGLPPSNGVLPQSPMHTKSLATLRRQVIRKKMVKSAKDCMKENASNSEIYGRMEAVFIEMEGGSPPNPKELANLKEAVMKADNGGDLKGKFDPDKHIDAHLPVRVNEQRVSNLLQSLLVGVSILGIAAIKMIPTSVLWGYFAYMAIDSLPGSQFFERILLLFISPSRRYKVLEGSHASFVELVPYKYIVGFTLFQVVYFLMCFGVTWIPIAGILFPLPFFLLISIRQHVLPRFFHPAHLQELDSCEWEECPGAPQEKPHEAGGDEEGTESFFDAEILDEMTTSRGELKLRTSFSSTEDRFSQVHPDDAPRI; via the exons ATGGACAGCATCAAAAGTCCATTCAAGGGTATAGTCAATGATTTTAAAGGAAGAACAGCATGCTATAGACAGGACTGGATTGGTGGACTTTGTTCTGGCGTTAG GATATTAGCTCCAACCTTCTATATTTTCTTTGCTTCTGCGCTTCCGGTGATCGCCTTTGGGGAGCAATTGAGTAGAGATACAG ATGGAAGATTGAGCACAGTGGAGACATTAGCTTCTACAGCAATATGTGGTACCATCCAATCATTATTCGGCGGACAGCCTTTGCTGGTTTTAGGAGTTGCTGAACCAACCGTTATTATGTACAATTATATGTACACTTTCAGCAAAAAAAGGCCGGAGTTGGGGACCAAGCTATTTCTAGCTTGGACTGGTTG GGTTTGTGTCTGGACATCACTGTTGCTGATTCTTCTTGCAATTTTCAATGCATGTAACATCATATCCAGATTTACGAGGATTGCAGGAGAGCTTTTCGGCATGTTGATTTCAGTGCTCTTCATCCAAGAGGCCATCAAG GGAGTAATCTCTGAATTTAGTATTCCACAAGCTGAGAGTCCAGATAAGGAGGAGTTCCTATTTGAATGGCTCTACGCCAATGGGTTGCTCGCagttattttctgttttggtttgCTTTTGACTGCCCTTAAGAGCAGAAAAGCAAGATCATGGTGGTATGGCACAG GCTGGCTGAGAAGCTTTACCGCCGACTATGGGGTTCCCCTTATGGTCTTAACATGGACAGCAATGTCTTATGCTTTACCCAGTGAAGTTCCACATGCAGTTCCTAGGCGGCTCGTCTGTCCATTTCCATGGGACAAAGAATCACTGTACCACTGGACAGTCATAATG GACATGGGGAAGGTCCCAATCGTTTACATCTTTGCTGCCTTTATACCAGCCATTATGATAGCAGGTCTATACTTTTTCGACCACAGTGTAGCTTCACAGCTGGCACAACAGAAGGAgtttaatcttcaaaaaccatCTGCATACCATTATGACTTGTTACTGCTGGGAATAATG ACATTGATTTGTGGGTTGCTTGGACTTCCGCCATCAAATGGGGTCCTTCCACAGTCCCCCATGCACACTAAGAGTCTTGCTACACTAAGGAGGCAGGTGATCCGAAAGAAGATGGTGAAGAGTGCCAAGGATTGCATGAAAGAAAATGCAAGCAACTCTGAGATTTATGGAAGGATGGAGGCTGTGTTTATAGAAATGGAAGGCGGCTCTCCTCCAAATCCCAAGGAGTTGGCAAACTTGAAGGAGGCTGTGATGAAAGCTGATAATGGGGGAGATTTGAAGGGAAAATTTGATCCTGACAAACACATTGATGCTCATTTGCCTGTTCGGGTCAATGAGCAAAGAGTGAGCAACCTCTTGCAGTCGCTTCTTGTGGGAGTCTCAATATTGGGAATAGCCGcaatcaaaatgatacctaccTCAGTTTTGTGGGGATACTTTGCCTATATGGCAATTGATAGTCTCCCAGGTAGTCAGTTCTTTGAGAGGATTTTGCTGCTCTTCATCAGCCCTAGTCGCCGTTACAA GGTCTTGGAAGGTTCTCATGCTTCATTCGTGGAGTTAGTACCATACAAGTACATTGTTGGGTTTACGCTCTTCCAAGTGGTTTACTTTTTGATGTGTTTCGGGGTGACATGGATACCTATAGCCGGAATATTGTTCCCATTGCCATTCTTCCTTCTTATCAGCATAAGGCAACATGTGCTACCCAGGTTCTTTCACCCTGCCCATCTTCAAGAACTTGATTCTTGTGAGTGGGAAGAATGTCCTGGTGCTCCACAA GAAAAACCACATGAAGCTGGCGGTGACGAGGAGGGTACAGAATCGTTCTTTGATGCTGAGATATTGGATGAGATGACAACCAGCAGAGGCGAGTTGAAGCTTAGGACCAGCTTCAGTAGTACTGAAGACAGGTTTTCTCAG GTGCATCCCGACGATGCTCCCCGAATATGA